A single region of the Synergistaceae bacterium genome encodes:
- a CDS encoding amino acid racemase, with protein MTSLSRPKKTLGVLGGMGPAASAEFLAILARDTPAERDQDHPRVLMISDPSIPDRTEALLGTGEDPTPFLRKELERLVDMGANLLAVPCNTAHCFIDRFREALTVPLVHIVEATLDSARRRSPKGAWLLSTSGTRKSNIYPEYASRVGYEFFHPADGQQERIQESLTLVKAGKMSEAGRVLREVIEELRRERDTLIVTACTELPLAYAASGLPREKEVSSLQALSDACLRRLF; from the coding sequence ATGACGTCACTGTCGCGTCCAAAGAAGACTCTGGGGGTTCTTGGCGGAATGGGGCCGGCCGCTTCGGCGGAGTTTCTGGCGATTTTGGCCCGGGACACCCCCGCGGAAAGGGACCAGGATCACCCGCGGGTTCTGATGATTTCCGACCCCTCCATTCCCGACCGCACGGAGGCTCTCCTGGGAACCGGAGAGGACCCCACGCCCTTTCTGCGAAAGGAGCTGGAGCGACTGGTGGACATGGGGGCGAACCTTCTGGCCGTTCCCTGCAACACGGCTCACTGTTTCATCGACCGTTTTCGGGAGGCGCTGACCGTCCCCCTCGTTCACATCGTGGAGGCGACGCTGGACTCGGCCCGGCGCAGGAGTCCGAAGGGCGCGTGGCTCCTGTCCACCTCCGGAACGCGGAAAAGCAATATCTATCCTGAATACGCCAGCCGCGTGGGCTACGAGTTTTTTCACCCCGCCGACGGGCAGCAGGAACGCATACAGGAGAGCCTCACTCTGGTCAAGGCGGGAAAAATGTCCGAGGCCGGGCGCGTGCTGCGGGAGGTCATCGAGGAGCTCCGGCGGGAGCGCGACACTCTGATCGTAACGGCCTGCACGGAGCTTCCCCTGGCTTACGCGGCCTCGGGGCTGCCCCGTGAAAAGGAGGTTTCCAGCCTTCAGGCCCTCAGCGACGCCTGTCTCCGACGCCTTTTCTGA